A single window of Chitinophaga sp. XS-30 DNA harbors:
- the sufC gene encoding Fe-S cluster assembly ATPase SufC: protein MLNIKNLHAAVEGNAILKGINLNVKAGEVHAIMGPNGSGKSSLASVLAGREAYEVTEGSVEFEGKDLLEMNPEVRAREGLFLAFQYPVEIPGVSNINFLKTAVNEIRAHHGQPPMPAKAFLDMLKQKQKLMEFDANLMNRSLNEGFSGGEKKRNDIFQMAMLDPKLAIMDETDSGLDIDALRIVSAGVNKLRTKDNAFVIITHYQRLLEYIVPDYVHVLYNGRIVKSGTKELALELEEKGYDWLKADIRLEEPVQ, encoded by the coding sequence ATGCTCAATATCAAGAATCTGCATGCTGCAGTAGAAGGCAATGCTATACTGAAAGGCATTAATCTGAATGTGAAAGCGGGTGAAGTGCACGCCATCATGGGGCCCAACGGCTCCGGTAAAAGTTCCCTGGCCTCCGTACTGGCCGGAAGGGAAGCTTATGAAGTAACCGAAGGATCTGTGGAATTCGAGGGGAAAGACCTGCTGGAGATGAACCCCGAAGTACGCGCCCGTGAAGGACTGTTCCTCGCTTTCCAGTATCCCGTAGAAATACCCGGTGTTTCCAACATCAACTTCCTCAAAACAGCCGTGAACGAGATCCGCGCTCACCACGGCCAGCCCCCCATGCCTGCGAAAGCGTTCCTGGACATGCTGAAACAAAAACAGAAACTGATGGAGTTCGATGCCAATCTGATGAACCGCTCCCTTAACGAAGGTTTCTCCGGTGGGGAAAAGAAACGCAACGACATCTTCCAGATGGCCATGCTCGACCCGAAACTGGCGATCATGGATGAAACGGATTCCGGGCTGGATATCGATGCCCTCCGCATCGTTTCCGCCGGCGTGAACAAACTGCGCACGAAAGACAACGCTTTTGTGATCATCACCCACTACCAACGCCTGCTGGAATACATCGTTCCGGATTATGTGCACGTTCTGTACAACGGCCGCATCGTGAAATCAGGGACGAAAGAACTCGCCCTGGAGCTCGAAGAAAAAGGATACGACTGGCTGAAAGCCGACATCCGTTTAGAAGAACCTGTACAATAA
- the sufB gene encoding Fe-S cluster assembly protein SufB — protein sequence MSAEQDILQELAGREYEFGFETQIEMDIAPPGLNEETVRFISAKKNEPEWMLEWRLKGYQLFKKLAMPTWQNFKLPDVDFQGVSYYAAPKNQIKYESLDEVDPELLRTFEKLGIPLEEQKMLSGVAVDAVFDSISVATTFKKQLNELGIIFCSFGEAVQDHPELVKKYLGSVVPQSDNIYAALNCAVFSDGSFVYIPKGVRCPMELSTYFRINAKNTGQFERTLIIADEGSYVSYLEGCTAPMRDENQLHAAVVELIALDNAEIKYSTVQNWYPGDKDGKGGIYNFVTKRGICKGHHSKISWTQVETGSAITWKYPGVILQGDHSIGEFYSVAVTSKRQVADTGTKMVHIGKNTKSRIISKGISAIHGQNTYRGLVKIGPNASNARNFTQCDSLLIGDRCGAHTFPYIESRNNTAMVEHEATTSKIGEDQVFYLNQRGIDSEQAVNMIVNGYAKEVLNQLPMEFAVEAQKLLSITLEGSVG from the coding sequence ATGAGTGCAGAACAAGACATATTACAGGAACTGGCTGGCCGCGAGTACGAGTTTGGCTTTGAGACGCAGATAGAAATGGATATTGCGCCCCCGGGCCTGAATGAGGAAACGGTCCGGTTCATCTCCGCGAAGAAAAACGAGCCCGAATGGATGCTGGAATGGCGCCTCAAAGGCTACCAGCTCTTCAAAAAGCTGGCCATGCCCACCTGGCAGAACTTCAAACTTCCCGATGTTGATTTCCAGGGTGTTTCCTATTACGCCGCTCCCAAAAACCAGATAAAGTACGAAAGTCTCGATGAAGTGGACCCCGAGCTGCTCCGTACCTTCGAAAAGCTGGGCATCCCCCTGGAAGAACAAAAAATGCTCTCCGGTGTAGCCGTGGATGCGGTATTTGACAGCATCTCCGTAGCCACCACCTTCAAAAAACAGCTGAATGAGCTGGGCATCATCTTCTGTTCCTTCGGCGAAGCCGTGCAGGACCATCCGGAACTGGTGAAGAAATACCTCGGCTCCGTTGTTCCGCAGTCCGACAATATCTATGCAGCCCTTAACTGCGCGGTATTCTCGGACGGCTCCTTTGTATATATCCCGAAAGGCGTCCGCTGCCCCATGGAACTGTCCACCTACTTCCGTATCAACGCCAAAAACACCGGCCAGTTCGAACGCACCCTCATCATCGCGGATGAAGGCAGCTATGTGAGCTACCTGGAAGGCTGCACCGCACCGATGCGCGATGAGAACCAGCTTCACGCCGCTGTGGTGGAACTGATAGCGCTGGACAATGCCGAGATCAAATACTCTACCGTACAGAACTGGTATCCCGGTGACAAGGACGGTAAAGGCGGCATCTACAATTTCGTGACCAAGCGTGGCATTTGTAAAGGCCACCATTCCAAAATATCCTGGACGCAGGTGGAAACCGGCTCCGCCATCACCTGGAAATATCCCGGCGTGATCCTGCAGGGTGACCATTCCATCGGGGAATTTTACTCCGTGGCGGTGACCTCCAAGAGACAGGTAGCAGATACCGGCACCAAGATGGTGCATATCGGCAAAAACACCAAAAGCCGCATCATCTCCAAAGGTATTTCCGCCATACACGGCCAGAATACTTACCGGGGACTGGTAAAGATCGGCCCGAATGCCTCCAACGCAAGGAACTTCACACAATGCGATTCCCTGCTGATCGGCGACCGCTGCGGCGCGCACACATTCCCGTACATCGAATCCAGGAACAATACAGCCATGGTAGAACACGAAGCCACCACCTCCAAGATCGGGGAAGACCAGGTGTTCTATCTGAATCAACGCGGAATTGACAGCGAACAGGCAGTGAACATGATCGTGAACGGATACGCAAAAGAAGTTCTTAACCAGCTTCCCATGGAGTTTGCCGTGGAAGCGCAAAAATTATTATCCATTACCCTGGAAGGTAGTGTAGGATAA
- a CDS encoding metalloregulator ArsR/SmtB family transcription factor, which produces MENYKAHITSSTDRLLLLLKTKGPLATGVIAQELGITGEGARQQLQRLAEEGWVQFESISRGVGRPSLVWSLSGRGNRRFPDTHAELTVQLINTIRDVLGDEALENVITAREHKALLRYYDILVLEDGLEAKVARFAALRSSDGYLAEWQKDGEGYLLIENHCPICAAANACHDICKVELQTFQQIFKAWATVERLDHVIEGARHCAYRIMPV; this is translated from the coding sequence TTGGAAAATTACAAGGCACATATTACTTCATCTACGGATCGTCTTTTATTGTTGTTGAAGACGAAGGGGCCTTTGGCTACGGGCGTTATAGCGCAGGAGCTGGGGATCACGGGGGAAGGTGCGCGTCAGCAGTTGCAGCGGCTGGCGGAGGAGGGCTGGGTGCAGTTTGAGTCGATTTCCAGGGGAGTAGGGAGGCCGTCGCTCGTGTGGAGCCTGTCCGGCCGCGGGAACCGCCGTTTTCCCGACACGCATGCCGAATTGACGGTACAGCTGATCAACACCATCCGGGATGTGCTGGGAGACGAGGCGCTGGAGAATGTGATCACCGCCCGGGAGCATAAAGCCTTGCTTAGATATTACGATATTCTTGTATTGGAAGACGGTTTGGAGGCGAAAGTGGCGCGTTTTGCGGCCCTGCGTTCTTCGGACGGTTATCTGGCCGAGTGGCAGAAGGACGGGGAGGGGTATCTGCTGATCGAGAATCATTGCCCGATCTGCGCCGCCGCCAATGCCTGTCACGATATCTGTAAAGTGGAATTGCAGACCTTTCAGCAGATATTCAAAGCCTGGGCTACGGTGGAGCGGCTGGACCATGTGATCGAAGGGGCGCGGCATTGCGCGTACCGGATCATGCCGGTTTGA
- a CDS encoding serine hydrolase: MRSFLLPFCLVMLLCGYAISAVSQSTAKAEQADSDNPLLSAIDSLVESTVRPYIQQSHTAGLSVAVIRKDAVYRYNYGEVRKGNGMLPDPASTIYEIGSISKTFTALLLAREVIDGRMRLDDPVSGYLPDSIPDLHYEGNAVTLQHLSNHTSGLPRLPDDFFSGMINFADPYLHYDDARLYGFLMYYKPSVIPGTHYAYSNYGGGLLGNLLARRANRTYEELIVDIICRPLGMNHTRITLTKADSAGIAQGYNEKGLPASPWHFPSMPGTGAIRSTLNDMISYALAQMGRHAGSLEAAILLTQQTTFQQGDLALGLGWHIGGTEDSRYWHHTGGTGGFRSFLAFDKNRDMGVVILSNSTEDVSGMGVRLLKDAFRYF; the protein is encoded by the coding sequence ATGCGATCATTTTTACTCCCTTTCTGCCTCGTTATGCTATTATGCGGATATGCCATATCTGCCGTATCGCAAAGCACAGCAAAGGCTGAGCAGGCGGATAGCGACAATCCCCTGTTGTCGGCTATAGACAGCCTTGTGGAAAGCACGGTAAGGCCCTACATCCAGCAGTCTCATACAGCAGGGTTGAGCGTGGCGGTCATACGGAAGGATGCGGTTTACCGGTATAACTACGGCGAGGTCCGCAAGGGCAACGGTATGCTTCCCGATCCCGCATCCACGATATACGAGATCGGTTCCATTTCCAAAACATTTACGGCGCTGTTGCTGGCCAGGGAAGTGATCGATGGAAGGATGCGGCTGGATGACCCTGTTTCCGGTTATCTTCCGGATTCCATCCCTGATCTGCATTACGAAGGCAATGCCGTTACCTTGCAGCATCTTTCCAACCATACTTCCGGACTGCCCCGTCTTCCGGATGATTTTTTCAGCGGGATGATCAATTTTGCTGATCCCTATCTGCATTATGATGATGCCCGGCTTTACGGCTTCCTGATGTATTACAAACCCTCCGTGATACCGGGGACCCATTATGCCTATTCCAACTATGGCGGCGGGTTGTTGGGTAATCTTCTTGCCCGCAGGGCAAACCGCACTTATGAAGAATTGATAGTGGACATCATCTGCCGTCCACTGGGAATGAACCATACGCGCATCACCTTGACCAAAGCGGATAGCGCCGGCATTGCACAGGGATATAATGAAAAAGGACTGCCCGCTTCCCCCTGGCACTTCCCTTCCATGCCGGGCACCGGCGCCATCCGGTCAACTTTGAACGATATGATCAGCTATGCCCTTGCGCAAATGGGCAGGCATGCCGGTTCGCTTGAAGCGGCCATTTTGTTGACGCAACAGACCACTTTTCAGCAAGGGGACTTAGCCCTGGGCCTCGGCTGGCACATCGGCGGAACGGAAGATAGCCGCTACTGGCACCATACCGGCGGCACGGGCGGTTTCCGCTCTTTCTTGGCTTTTGACAAAAACAGGGATATGGGCGTGGTGATATTGTCGAATTCAACCGAAGATGTTTCGGGCATGGGCGTGCGCCTATTAAAGGATGCGTTTCGTTATTTTTAG
- a CDS encoding nuclear transport factor 2 family protein, producing the protein MEQKFPLPPFDRETASLKVQMAEDAWNTQNPEKIALAYTIDTEWRNRDLFINGREEVKQFLTAKWQKELDYKLKKELWAFTDNKIAVRFEYEWHDKSGQWFRSYGNENWEFDENGYMKKRFASINDLPITAQERKLK; encoded by the coding sequence ATGGAACAGAAATTTCCACTGCCGCCGTTCGACCGGGAAACGGCGAGCCTGAAGGTACAAATGGCCGAAGACGCCTGGAATACCCAAAATCCCGAAAAAATAGCCCTGGCTTATACCATTGATACGGAATGGCGGAACCGCGATCTTTTCATCAATGGACGGGAGGAAGTAAAACAATTTCTCACCGCTAAATGGCAAAAGGAACTGGATTATAAGCTCAAAAAGGAGCTATGGGCCTTTACGGACAACAAGATTGCCGTACGGTTCGAGTATGAGTGGCATGATAAAAGCGGGCAGTGGTTTCGCTCATATGGAAATGAGAACTGGGAATTCGATGAAAACGGTTATATGAAAAAGCGGTTTGCCAGCATCAATGATCTGCCGATCACTGCGCAGGAAAGAAAATTGAAATAG
- a CDS encoding TetR/AcrR family transcriptional regulator, translated as MQPRERILDTALALFHKQGYNSTGINQIIAESNVAKASFYQHFKSKDELCAAFLNKRHDVWFARLGEFTAKSRTAKTKVLAAFDFLELMNETEDFRGCSFLNLLSEIPAEKTAILLIMQRHKNELREHFTLLLEDAPLADHVYLLFESAIVESQLFRSQWPVKKAKSIVHKLIR; from the coding sequence ATGCAACCAAGAGAAAGGATACTGGATACCGCGCTGGCGCTTTTTCACAAACAGGGCTATAATTCTACGGGGATCAACCAGATCATAGCCGAATCCAATGTTGCAAAGGCCAGCTTCTACCAGCATTTCAAGTCGAAAGACGAGTTGTGCGCGGCCTTTTTGAATAAGCGGCATGACGTCTGGTTTGCCAGGCTCGGGGAATTCACTGCAAAGAGCAGAACGGCGAAGACAAAGGTGCTGGCCGCTTTCGATTTTCTGGAGTTGATGAATGAAACGGAAGATTTCAGAGGATGCAGTTTTCTGAACCTCCTGTCCGAGATCCCTGCTGAAAAAACGGCGATACTGCTTATCATGCAGCGTCACAAGAACGAACTGCGGGAACATTTCACCCTTCTCCTGGAGGATGCTCCGCTGGCGGACCATGTTTATCTGCTGTTTGAGAGCGCCATTGTCGAAAGTCAACTTTTCAGAAGCCAGTGGCCGGTAAAAAAAGCTAAATCGATCGTACATAAATTAATACGCTGA